The following are encoded together in the Candidatus Neomarinimicrobiota bacterium genome:
- a CDS encoding ABC transporter ATP-binding protein: MMAGNKSILSVRGLGVSINSTGSKTKIIEGVDFDLNYGSTLGLIGESGSGKSILCKAILKLLPQNGSVTGSIKLNLKDDSDIDILSLSQRELMTIRGKTIGFLSQEPSASMNPVLKCGKQVFDALPASIYADKHAGNRQVLNLLELAGLKNVKEVADSYPHELSGGMLQRVAIAAALAGEPSILIADEPTTALDATSQIGIMKTLSRLKDDMNISIILVSHDLDLILNWVDDLMVMYLGRIVEFGNAQKLLSAPSHPYTKALLDVSKSYTSGSKLKVIPGDIPSIETPITGCKFHPRCEYADDICSKDEPSAEAVGHGGTARCYHPLD, from the coding sequence ATGATGGCAGGCAACAAATCCATATTATCGGTTCGGGGTCTTGGAGTCAGCATAAATTCCACCGGATCAAAGACGAAAATCATAGAGGGTGTTGATTTCGATTTAAACTACGGCTCGACGCTCGGGCTCATCGGGGAATCGGGCAGTGGTAAAAGTATACTTTGTAAGGCTATCCTAAAGTTACTCCCGCAAAATGGAAGCGTCACAGGAAGCATTAAACTGAATCTCAAAGACGACTCTGATATAGATATCCTGTCCCTTTCACAAAGAGAACTTATGACGATTCGCGGAAAAACGATAGGATTTCTATCTCAGGAACCATCCGCTTCCATGAATCCGGTGCTGAAATGCGGAAAACAGGTTTTTGACGCTCTCCCTGCATCGATCTATGCCGACAAACATGCCGGGAACCGGCAGGTATTAAACTTGCTTGAGCTCGCGGGTCTCAAAAATGTAAAAGAGGTCGCCGATTCATATCCTCATGAGCTTTCGGGAGGCATGCTCCAAAGAGTAGCCATAGCTGCGGCTCTTGCGGGAGAGCCTTCGATCCTTATTGCGGATGAACCGACTACCGCCCTTGACGCAACCAGCCAAATAGGAATTATGAAAACTCTTTCACGACTTAAAGATGACATGAACATATCTATAATCCTCGTCTCACATGACCTTGATCTCATATTGAATTGGGTCGACGACCTTATGGTCATGTATTTAGGCAGAATAGTCGAATTTGGTAATGCACAAAAGTTATTATCGGCCCCATCCCATCCTTATACAAAAGCGCTGTTGGACGTATCGAAATCTTACACCTCCGGCTCAAAGTTGAAAGTCATCCCCGGCGATATACCCTCCATAGAAACACCGATAACCGGCTGCAAATTTCATCCTCGATGCGAATACGCCGACGATATCTGCTCTAAAGATGAACCGTCCGCGGAAGCCGTCGGTCACGGAGGAACGGCAAGATGTTATCACCCGTTAGATTGA